ACATTCTGTATGCCGAATGGCTAAAGTTGAAGCGGTCAAAGGTATGGTGGCTGGTGGTGCTGGGGCCGGGATTGCCGGCGCTTCTCACCTTTGCCATTTACCTCAATGGCCAGCGCCTCACGGGGCGAGTGGTGAATTGGGACGCCTTTTTTCAAACGAGCGGCCTTTTGCTGAACGCCATGCTGGCACCTGCACTCTTTGCCCTATTGGCGGGCTATGTACTGGTGCGGGAATACCAGGAGCACACCATCAGCGCGCTGCTGACGTATCCGCGACCCCGTTGGAAATTTTATCTTGGCAAATGGCTGATCCTGGTTCCGTTCGCTTTCCTCGTATTTGCCCTGGGATACCTCTACACGGTCGGAGCCGGTTTTGCGCTGCGGCACGAGCCCTTGGTGGCGAAGACCCTGTGGGTGTATGCGCAGGCCTTTGGCATCATGGCCGTATGCAATGTGGCGCTCATTCCCTTGGCGCTGGTTGCCGCGCTGATCGGAAAAAGCCTCATCCCTGCCGTTGCCCTCGGGATCGGCGCCGTGGTGGTCAGCGTGCAGATCCTCAATTCGGATTTCCTTACCTTTTTTCCGTGGACTGCAGGGACGGCGTTGGTCATCGCCTTTGTCGATCCAGAATCCGTCTCGTTTTCCGCTTTCCATGCCGCGGCAACCCTGTTTCTCTCGTTTGTTGTGCCCTTCGTCGTGGGGCTCTATATTTTCAATAAAATGGACGTCCATGGCGGCTCTTGACGGAGTTCGTTTCCTTCCTGGTGGAACGTCCCGCTTTTCCAGCCGCCGGCCATGGCGTAGAATGGACGTAGGGCGCGCGGGCGGGTGTGGTGCGCGCTACGGAATCCGTTTGGAAAGCGGTGAGGACGTTGTACGCCATCGGCATGCGCGTGGCGTTGGTGGGAGCGCTCTGCGCGGCCCTCGTTTCCGGCTGCGCCCAAGAGACGACGGAGATGCCCCTCGATCCAGCGACAAACCCGGGGATGTCTGGCGGAGAATCGGCGGTCAAGCAGCGGGCAGAACGGCCGATCGAACCAAGGCCAGAGGTGCCGTCGCGCCCGCCGGCGGCGGTGGACGTGCCGGCGAAGGCGGTGAACGGCACGCTCTACGTCGCCCTGCGTCCGCTGGCGGACCAGGTAGGCGGATCGGTGGCGCACGATCCGGTGGAAGGGACGATTGAGGCGGCGATCGGCGGACACCGCTTCTCGTGGATCGTCGGCGCGCCGGTCCTGTCGCGTGACGGCGTCTTCTTGCCGGGCGATTTCACGCCGGTGGTGGAGGGGAAGGAGATCTGGGTGCCGCTGGCCTTCGTGCGCGACGGCCTGCGGTGGCCGGCCCAAACCGCGGAGGGCGGCCGGATTCGTCTTGCGGTCCAAAACGCGACGGTGGAGGCGGCGAAACCCCAGCCCAACCGTCCCGCCTTGGCCACCCTGCGCGCCGCCGATGTCGCGGCGTACTTGCAACACCTGAGTCCGCCCATCCGCGGGGCACGCCTCAGCTCGCGCGCCAGCCACCTGCCCGGCGCACCGCGGTCCTACCGGGAGGGGGTCCACGAAGGCATCGACTGGTACAGCGGGTACACGGGCGTGGCGATCACGCGGTCGACGCCGGTCGTGGCGATGGCCGACGGCGTGGTGGTGCGGGCCGATCGGGCGTACCGCGAAATGCCAAAGGCCGAGCGCGACCGGCTCCTCGCCGAATGCCGCCGCTTGGGGCGCACGCCGGCGCACATCCTCGACCGGCTGCGCGGGCGAACCGTGTGGGTCCAGCACGACGGAGGGCTGCTCACGCGCTACGCTCACCTGTCGGCCGTGGCCGACGGCATCGACGTTGGCGCCCGCGTCAAGCGAGGCCAGGTGCTCGGTTATGTGGGCAATTCCGGCACGAGCAGCGGCGTCGCGGGGACCGACGAGGACCTGCACCTGCATCTCGACATACTCGTGTACGGGGAGCCGTTCT
The Calditerricola satsumensis genome window above contains:
- a CDS encoding ABC transporter permease; the protein is MRDILYAEWLKLKRSKVWWLVVLGPGLPALLTFAIYLNGQRLTGRVVNWDAFFQTSGLLLNAMLAPALFALLAGYVLVREYQEHTISALLTYPRPRWKFYLGKWLILVPFAFLVFALGYLYTVGAGFALRHEPLVAKTLWVYAQAFGIMAVCNVALIPLALVAALIGKSLIPAVALGIGAVVVSVQILNSDFLTFFPWTAGTALVIAFVDPESVSFSAFHAAATLFLSFVVPFVVGLYIFNKMDVHGGS
- a CDS encoding peptidoglycan DD-metalloendopeptidase family protein, which produces MRTLYAIGMRVALVGALCAALVSGCAQETTEMPLDPATNPGMSGGESAVKQRAERPIEPRPEVPSRPPAAVDVPAKAVNGTLYVALRPLADQVGGSVAHDPVEGTIEAAIGGHRFSWIVGAPVLSRDGVFLPGDFTPVVEGKEIWVPLAFVRDGLRWPAQTAEGGRIRLAVQNATVEAAKPQPNRPALATLRAADVAAYLQHLSPPIRGARLSSRASHLPGAPRSYREGVHEGIDWYSGYTGVAITRSTPVVAMADGVVVRADRAYREMPKAERDRLLAECRRLGRTPAHILDRLRGRTVWVQHDGGLLTRYAHLSAVADGIDVGARVKRGQVLGYVGNSGTSSGVAGTDEDLHLHLDILVYGEPFWKYLRSDEIRLVLEAVFSPEKR